From a single Drosophila sulfurigaster albostrigata strain 15112-1811.04 chromosome 3, ASM2355843v2, whole genome shotgun sequence genomic region:
- the LOC133842337 gene encoding uncharacterized protein LOC133842337, producing the protein MAKSISAATLLGLVLCCALLSTVYAGNDYLWGEIGDNDYKLAKDTVSKAFFVGLVQTKKYVFKQSNDLNALTITAIKVTDKKSSNGATAVLVAGGPGSKGATIQFTSQRGYGIKDVVEIWGR; encoded by the exons atGGCTAAATCAATCAGCGCTGCTACCTTGCTGGGCCTTGTCCTGTGCTGTGCCTTGCTAAGCACGGTCTATGCCGGCAACGATTATCTGTGGGGCGAGATCGGTGACAACGATTACAAGTTGGCAAAGGATACCGTCTCCAAGGCCTTCTTCGTTGGCTTGGTGCAGACCAAGAAATACGTCTTCAAGCAAAGC AATGACCTGAATGCTTTGACAATTACGGCTATTAAGGTTACCGACAAGAAGTCGAGCAATGGAGCTACTGCTGTGCTGGTTGCTGGCGGTCCAGGCTCTAAGGGCGCCACCATTCAATTCACCTCGCAGCGCGGCTACGGCATCAAGGATGTTGTTGAAATCTGGGGACGATAA
- the LOC133844533 gene encoding putative gustatory receptor 85a has product MRKLQVFIGWFQALNGITEYYPDARTGSLKRSKYLKFYIIFHNLLTLSGTSLLFNDLLAKRSSAVYAVHSHWIIYAAMFYTIVKILVVFLTLHSVLGQQNHIRRIINRLQKLDSTNASRADRIKLGVLQYIKLSAHFFNIMLYINKFYLQWDHLTAITVLFYCYGIWCHTKVCAMTLLLLEILWKIHHVGIGLQSQLEMLLAQRVQILHLRRVFMQHQQFINICNEYCANFPHFLVWYPLKNICIVILAAYYLLREKFANESALYMDVTTIIIISAYTMHLIAEIYVINSLCEAIADFIPDTISLLWQSKHQDHRVELAITQMTLQLNCQHTKIQPYGMVTLNQRLSYSIMTEILLYTICLIQSDYFYF; this is encoded by the exons ATGAGGAAACTCCAAGTGTTTATCGGCTGGTTTCAAGCACTAAATGGAATTACCGAATATTATCCCGATGCCCGAACCGGAAGTTTGAAGAGATCGAAGTATCTGAAGTTTTACATTATATTTCACAACCTGCTGACGTTGTCTGGAACATCTTTGCTTTTCAATGATCTACTTGCAAAGAGATCGTCCGCAGTATACGCAGTGCATTCACATTGGATAATATATGCAGCAATGTTCTATACAATTGTTAAGATCTTAGTTGTATTTCTAACACTTCACAGTGTCTTGGGTCAGCAGAATCACATCCGGCGTATCATAAACAGGCTGCAAAAATTGGATTCGACAAATGCTTCCAGAGCAGATCGAATAAAACTTGGAGTATTGCAGTACATAAAACTGTCAGCGCACTTCTTTAACATTATGCTGTacatcaataaattttatttgcaatggGATCATTTAACGGCAATCACAGTACTATTCTATTGCTATGGGATTTGGTGCCACACAAAAGTCTGTGCAATgacattgctgttgcttgaaATTCTTTGGAAGATTCATCATGTTGGCATCGGATTGCAGTCACAACTTGAGATGTTACTCGCTCAAAGAGTTCAAATCCTTCATCTGCGACGCGTCTTCATGCAACATCAGCAATTCATCAATATTTGCAACGAATACTGTGCAAATTTTCCACATTTCTTGGTTTGGTATCCATTGAAAAACATCTGTATCGTAATCCTTGCTGCTTATTATCTACTTCGTGAAAAGTTTGCTAATGAAAGTGCACTCTATATGGATGTAACAACAATCATAATTATATCTGCATATACAATGCATTTGATTGCCGAGATTTACGTTATTAACAGTTTGTGTGAAGCTATCGCTGATTTCATCCCGGATACTATAAGTCTGTTGTGGCAATCAAAGCACCAAGATCATCGAGTGGAACTTGCA ATTACTCAGATGACTTTGCAACTTAATTGCCAGCACACAAAAATTCAGCCGTATGGCATGGTTACATTGAACCAACGTCTATCGTACTCGATCATGACGGAGATCTTGCTCTACACGATTTGTTTAATCCAAagtgattatttttatttctaa